In Pseudorasbora parva isolate DD20220531a chromosome 9, ASM2467924v1, whole genome shotgun sequence, the following proteins share a genomic window:
- the ap2m1a gene encoding AP-2 complex subunit mu-A, which translates to MIGGLFIYNHKGEVLISRVYRDDIGRNAVDAFRVNVIHARQQVRSPVTNIARTSFFHVKRSNIWLAAVTKQNVNAAMVFEFLYKMCDVMTAYFGKISEENIKNNFVLIYELLDEILDFGYPQNSETGALKTFITQQGIKGQHQTKEEQSQITSQVTGQIGWRREGIKYRRNELFLDVLESVNLLMSPQGQVLSAHVSGRVVMKSYLSGMPECKFGMNDKIVIDKQGKGGTTDDPGKSELGGSGKQSIAIDDCTFHQCVRLSKFDSERSISFIPPDGEYELMRYRTTKDIILPFRVIPLVREVGRTKLEVKVVIKSNFKPSLLAQKIEVRIPTPLNTSGVQVICMKGKAKYKASENAIVWKIKRMAGMKESQISAEIELLPTNDKKKWARPPISMNFEVPFAPSGLKVRYLKVFESKLNYSDHDVIKWVRYIGRSGIYETRC; encoded by the exons GCGTAACGCTGTGGATGCGTTCCGCGTGAACGTGATCCACGCCCGTCAGCAGGTGCGCTCTCCTGTCACCAACATTGCCCGCACCAGCTTCTTTCACGTCAAACGCTCCAACATCTGGCTGGCTGCTGTCACCAAGCAGAATGTCAACGCTGCAATGGTGTTCGAGTTTCTCTACAAGATGTGTGACGTCATGACAGCCTACTTTGGCAAGATCAGTGAGGAGAATATCAAGAACAACTTTGTGCTTATCTACGAGTTGCTGGATG AGATCCTGGACTTTGGATACCCACAAAACTCAGAGACTGGAGCACTGAAGACATTTATTACCCAGCAGGGCATTAAAGGCCAG CATCAG ACTAAGGAGGAGCAGTCTCAGATCACTAGCCAGGTGACTGGTCAAATCGGTTGGCGTCGTGAAGGCATCAAGTACCGTCGCAACGAGCTCTTCCTGGATGTGCTGGAAAGTGTCAACCTGCTCATGTCTCCACAGG GTCAAGTCCTTAGTGCTCACGTCTCCGGTCGTGTGGTGATGAAGAGCTACCTGAGTGGAATGCCTGAATGCAAGTTTGGCATGAATGACAAAATCGTCATTGACAAACAGGGGAAAGGAGGAACTACTGATGATCCTGGGAAAAG TGAGTTAGGGGGAAG TGGGAAGCAGTCCATAGCCATTGACGACTGCACTTTCCATCAGTGTGTACGTCTCAGCAAGTTCGACTCTGAGCGCAGCATCAGCTTCATCCCTCCTGATGGGGAATATGAGCTCATGAG GTATCGCACCACTAAGGACATAATTCTGCCCTTCCGGGTAATTCCACTGGTCCGAGAGGTTGGACGCACAAAGCTGGAGGTCAAAGTTGTCATCAAATCTAATTTCAAGCCCTCACTCCTGGCACAGAAGATAGAG GTGCGTATTCCAACACCTCTGAACACTAGTGGAGTGCAGGTGATCTGTATGAAAGGAAAAGCCAAATACAAGGCCAGTGAGAACGCCATTGTGTGGAA GATCAAACGCATGGCAGGAATGAAGGAGTCTCAAATCAGTGCTGAGATTGAGCTGCTGCCCACTAATGATAAGAAGAAGTGGGCCCGTCCACCCATTTCCATGAACTTTGAG GTTCCGTTTGCACCCTCGGGGTTGAAGGTGCGTTACCTGAAGGTGTTCGAGTCGAAACTGAACTACAGTGACCATGACGTGATTAAATGGGTGCGATACATCGGACGCAGCGGAATCTACGAGACGCGCTGCTAA